One segment of Acidianus sp. HS-5 DNA contains the following:
- a CDS encoding helix-turn-helix domain-containing protein: MQHKYYYSLKLKHLECWSNFTSSNYSDFLIDDISSIGVLKATRIAIVSGDGQKKSIKNAIDRDKSILDYNIENILLGNSKLKIIFVDMLQKGDNTILGRLRNFNVVLINAKIYNGIEEYQFITTQDIANKIFSELNTSNSIKILDFNYQKINNNVILRAISRNVTDILLTDKQKKIISRARELGYFEVPRKVDLDDIAEEFGVTKMAASILLRIVIKKLLNII, translated from the coding sequence ATGCAACATAAATATTACTATTCGTTAAAGCTTAAGCATTTAGAGTGTTGGAGTAACTTTACATCGTCAAATTATTCAGATTTCTTAATTGATGATATATCTAGTATAGGAGTTTTGAAGGCTACGAGGATTGCAATAGTTTCTGGAGATGGTCAGAAAAAATCCATAAAAAATGCTATAGATAGGGACAAAAGTATTTTAGACTATAATATAGAAAATATCTTATTAGGTAATAGCAAACTTAAGATTATATTTGTCGATATGCTACAGAAAGGAGATAATACTATTTTAGGTAGGTTAAGAAACTTTAACGTCGTTTTAATTAATGCAAAGATATATAATGGGATAGAGGAATATCAGTTTATAACTACACAAGATATCGCGAATAAAATATTTAGCGAATTAAATACCTCAAATAGTATCAAAATATTAGATTTTAATTATCAAAAAATCAATAACAATGTAATTTTAAGGGCTATCTCTAGAAATGTAACTGATATTTTATTAACTGATAAACAGAAAAAGATTATATCTAGGGCCAGAGAATTAGGATACTTCGAGGTGCCAAGAAAGGTAGATCTTGATGATATTGCAGAAGAGTTTGGAGTTACAAAAATGGCTGCATCTATTTTATTAAGGATTGTTATAAAAAAATTGTTAAATATTATATAA
- a CDS encoding amidohydrolase family protein: MEYDIAIKNGNVFSGNEFLGKTNIYINNGRIIKVSKDELNARQEIDAKDMFVMPGLTDSHMHISGIKGGSLLKIMFEKPEYRALKATRWLEKLLRAGFTTVRDCGEPISISLKKAVNEGYIKGPKIIAAGKPISQTFGHGEFSHDIPLEFSISLGFSEICDGTEYCIHAARKVLRDGSDFIKIFATGGVLSQRDRPEMPQLSFEEIRAIVNEAEKAGTYVAAHVHGDKGGRIAIEAGIKTLEHGSMLKDDTLKLMKEKNVSLTPTLTIAEILYKYGKSIGVDEWGLEKVAEVRENLQRVIKKAKEFGITIITGTDMGFETGLEDYDIGKNWSEIVLLTEIGGLSNEEALRAATYNSATALGLNSGLIIESRDADIIIINGNPIENIRDISKVNHVIKGGKIEVLDSKIIR, encoded by the coding sequence ATGGAATACGATATAGCGATAAAAAACGGTAACGTATTTAGTGGTAATGAATTTCTAGGCAAAACGAATATTTATATAAATAATGGTAGAATAATTAAGGTTTCGAAGGACGAACTGAATGCAAGGCAAGAGATCGACGCAAAGGACATGTTTGTCATGCCAGGTTTGACAGATTCACATATGCATATTTCAGGAATTAAAGGAGGTAGTCTATTAAAAATCATGTTTGAAAAACCAGAGTATAGAGCGTTAAAAGCTACTAGATGGCTGGAAAAATTATTGCGAGCAGGATTTACTACAGTTAGGGATTGTGGAGAGCCAATAAGTATTTCATTAAAGAAAGCGGTAAATGAAGGATACATAAAAGGGCCTAAAATCATTGCAGCGGGCAAGCCCATATCTCAGACCTTCGGTCATGGAGAATTTAGCCATGATATACCTTTAGAGTTTTCAATTTCTTTAGGCTTTTCTGAAATATGTGATGGAACGGAGTACTGTATTCATGCTGCTAGGAAAGTTTTGAGGGACGGCTCAGATTTCATTAAAATATTTGCTACTGGAGGTGTCCTGTCACAAAGAGATAGACCGGAAATGCCCCAGCTATCATTTGAGGAAATAAGGGCAATAGTTAATGAGGCAGAAAAAGCCGGAACGTATGTGGCAGCCCACGTTCATGGAGATAAAGGAGGAAGGATTGCTATAGAGGCTGGAATAAAGACGTTGGAACACGGAAGTATGCTTAAGGATGACACATTAAAACTAATGAAGGAGAAGAACGTTAGCTTAACCCCCACACTTACAATTGCCGAGATTTTATATAAATATGGCAAGTCGATAGGAGTTGATGAGTGGGGTTTAGAAAAAGTTGCAGAGGTTAGAGAAAATTTACAAAGAGTTATAAAGAAGGCGAAAGAGTTCGGAATAACCATTATAACGGGTACAGATATGGGATTTGAAACGGGGTTAGAGGATTATGATATAGGTAAGAATTGGTCGGAAATTGTACTATTAACTGAGATTGGCGGGTTATCTAATGAAGAAGCTTTAAGAGCTGCTACTTACAACTCGGCTACCGCATTAGGATTGAATTCTGGGTTAATTATTGAAAGTAGGGATGCTGATATAATTATTATAAATGGAAATCCTATAGAAAACATTAGAGATATATCTAAAGTAAATCATGTAATAAAAGGAGGAAAAATAGAAGTATTAGATAGCAAAATAATTAGATAA
- a CDS encoding MFS transporter: MDFLGYYSDYLLYGLGLSKSEARIIASMNGLGELAFLLPIAFISDKVSRKISLVLSAVILTLASIGLFIEYLGYIPMILLTTAWGAGYRGLIVSIISFSQDLVPDDVLGSVTGFMFFTFN, translated from the coding sequence TTGGATTTTTTAGGATATTATTCTGATTACCTCCTATACGGTCTAGGACTAAGTAAATCAGAAGCAAGAATAATAGCGTCAATGAACGGATTAGGGGAATTAGCATTTTTACTACCAATAGCCTTCATAAGCGATAAGGTAAGCAGGAAAATAAGTCTAGTATTAAGTGCCGTAATACTTACGCTGGCATCTATAGGATTATTCATAGAATATTTAGGATATATACCAATGATCTTACTTACAACAGCGTGGGGAGCGGGATACAGAGGTCTAATAGTTAGTATAATATCTTTCTCACAGGATTTAGTCCCTGATGACGTTTTAGGCTCAGTTACAGGCTTCATGTTCTTTACATTTAATTAG
- a CDS encoding APC family permease: protein MEKKVSSLKKELSLLNLVIIGIAGAVGTGVLFSSAGMAAVAGPAIVISWLLGGIFYLFIGLTYSQMALYYPEAGGPSRYPLYSHGRVTNIINAFSDLIWYLFIPPIEALAVVEGLNYFTVNYNIILINSQGIPTTLGAALGVLIMIAFIPFNYYTVKFFGKSTTWFGMVKFILYISVLLGFLIYFLHFTNFSAYGGFAPFGFAGIFSAIPLAMFAFGGIRVIPDYAEETKDHTVLGKAILYTVLGQTAIYIAFAVAFIAALDWKGLGISPGDWGSLSSLPGNPFIDIAGTREVISLLILTGIIGIIGPFVTGYIYQGGGMRVLFAISRSKYVPEKIQQLNKYSIPLWALIVFVIVGALVTYIAAPLPTIYGLISDSVVAGYIGFSANPVAMQALISKGKIKPIIPASNVVSVLAFMFASLIIYWSGWPSVPYAVLLLLIAVVVFSIIYKVKEDVRNSVWYMAYIGFLTLMTYIGDNGALSIINFYEASAITAIASLAFYYWGIRSAK, encoded by the coding sequence ATGGAGAAGAAAGTAAGCTCCTTAAAAAAGGAACTTAGCTTACTAAATTTAGTGATAATTGGTATAGCCGGTGCCGTAGGGACTGGAGTATTATTTAGTTCTGCTGGTATGGCTGCAGTGGCAGGTCCAGCTATTGTAATATCATGGCTTTTGGGAGGTATTTTTTACCTATTTATAGGGTTAACTTACTCTCAAATGGCATTGTATTATCCAGAAGCGGGAGGGCCTTCTAGATATCCATTATATTCCCATGGCAGAGTTACTAATATAATAAACGCATTTTCTGACCTTATCTGGTATCTCTTCATACCTCCTATTGAGGCTCTGGCAGTTGTCGAAGGATTAAACTATTTCACTGTCAATTATAATATCATCCTTATTAACAGCCAAGGCATTCCTACTACGTTAGGGGCTGCACTTGGAGTTCTAATTATGATTGCATTTATACCATTTAACTATTATACCGTAAAATTCTTTGGTAAATCGACTACTTGGTTTGGGATGGTAAAATTCATATTATACATATCTGTACTTTTAGGTTTTTTAATTTATTTCCTTCATTTTACTAATTTTTCTGCATATGGCGGATTTGCGCCCTTCGGCTTTGCCGGAATATTCTCTGCAATACCCTTAGCTATGTTCGCGTTTGGAGGGATAAGAGTTATTCCAGACTATGCAGAAGAGACTAAAGATCACACTGTGCTAGGAAAGGCTATATTATATACGGTATTAGGACAAACTGCAATCTATATTGCATTTGCGGTAGCGTTCATTGCAGCTTTGGACTGGAAAGGTTTGGGAATCTCTCCGGGGGACTGGGGATCTTTAAGTAGTCTCCCAGGGAATCCATTTATTGACATAGCCGGCACAAGAGAAGTAATTTCTCTATTAATATTAACTGGGATAATAGGAATCATCGGGCCTTTTGTTACAGGATATATTTATCAAGGTGGCGGTATGAGAGTGTTATTCGCTATCAGTAGGTCAAAATATGTCCCAGAAAAAATACAGCAATTGAATAAATACTCGATTCCGCTGTGGGCACTAATAGTTTTTGTTATAGTTGGCGCTTTAGTCACTTACATTGCAGCTCCTCTACCTACAATTTACGGTTTAATAAGCGATTCCGTGGTTGCAGGCTATATAGGCTTTTCCGCGAATCCGGTGGCAATGCAGGCATTGATCTCTAAGGGCAAGATAAAGCCTATCATACCAGCCTCTAATGTAGTTTCTGTCTTAGCATTTATGTTTGCATCTTTAATAATATATTGGAGCGGTTGGCCTTCTGTACCTTACGCTGTCCTATTATTGCTCATAGCAGTAGTGGTGTTCTCTATAATATATAAGGTAAAAGAGGATGTACGGAATTCCGTTTGGTATATGGCTTATATAGGCTTCTTAACTCTAATGACCTATATAGGCGATAATGGTGCCCTATCAATAATTAACTTCTATGAGGCTTCCGCAATAACAGCTATAGCTTCATTGGCCTTCTATTATTGGGGTATTAGGTCGGCCAAATAA
- a CDS encoding M20/M25/M40 family metallo-hydrolase, protein MEFSKDELDFFLRKYQEFLKIPSVSATGEGINEAASWLKEFMKELGINAEIVKTKGHPVVYGKADNGGNKTLLVYNHYDVQPVDPLNGWKYPPFSATISNGYIFARGASDNKGTLIARLLAFSKYKGKLNFNFVFEGEEEIGSINLGEFIESRKEELSKSSAVIMEGAGLDTKERPMIVLGVKGLVYVQITVKTGERDVHSSVAPVIKNPVWELIKILNEIYDGNKVKIKGFYDNVKITREVEELLDKIDLDVEEYKKSLGVYSLNFEDSKELVSALYLSPSCNIDGIIAGYVGQGSKTIAPSHAMVKMDFRLVPDQNPKKIYEELERIVKSHNGEIIPMGLEKPVRTDLNTAVVKAMVSSANKAYSKDPIILPNAAGTQPMGLFYDLGIREIVSAIGVGTPSSNAHAPNENVKLENFYKAIEHSLYFYEDYESNNYM, encoded by the coding sequence ATGGAGTTCTCAAAAGATGAGTTAGACTTTTTCTTAAGAAAATATCAGGAATTCCTAAAAATACCCTCAGTTTCTGCTACAGGAGAAGGAATTAATGAAGCCGCAAGTTGGCTTAAAGAATTTATGAAAGAACTGGGAATAAACGCTGAAATAGTGAAAACTAAGGGCCATCCCGTAGTTTACGGGAAAGCTGATAACGGAGGAAATAAGACTCTTTTAGTTTATAATCATTATGACGTTCAACCAGTTGATCCTTTAAACGGATGGAAGTATCCACCATTTTCAGCAACAATTTCCAACGGCTATATTTTTGCAAGAGGGGCATCAGATAATAAAGGTACATTAATTGCTAGACTATTAGCGTTCTCCAAGTACAAGGGGAAACTGAATTTTAACTTTGTGTTTGAAGGTGAAGAAGAGATAGGAAGTATTAACTTAGGAGAGTTCATTGAGTCTAGGAAGGAGGAGTTGAGCAAATCTTCTGCAGTAATAATGGAGGGAGCAGGGCTAGATACTAAGGAAAGGCCAATGATAGTCCTCGGGGTTAAAGGCTTAGTTTACGTTCAAATAACTGTTAAGACGGGAGAAAGAGACGTCCATTCCTCTGTGGCACCAGTAATTAAGAATCCTGTGTGGGAGTTAATAAAAATACTTAACGAGATCTACGACGGGAATAAGGTTAAAATTAAGGGATTTTATGACAACGTGAAAATAACTAGGGAAGTCGAGGAACTTTTAGATAAGATAGACCTTGATGTTGAGGAGTATAAAAAGTCATTAGGAGTTTATTCTTTAAACTTCGAGGATAGCAAAGAGCTAGTCAGCGCTTTATACCTTTCTCCTTCATGCAATATAGACGGGATAATTGCGGGTTACGTAGGCCAGGGGAGTAAGACTATAGCCCCCTCTCATGCTATGGTAAAAATGGACTTCAGACTTGTTCCTGATCAGAATCCTAAAAAGATATACGAAGAATTGGAGAGAATAGTTAAAAGTCATAATGGTGAAATTATTCCCATGGGTTTGGAAAAGCCGGTAAGGACTGATCTAAACACTGCAGTAGTGAAGGCAATGGTCTCATCAGCGAATAAGGCTTACTCAAAGGATCCAATAATTTTACCTAATGCTGCAGGTACTCAGCCAATGGGGTTATTTTACGACTTAGGAATAAGGGAAATAGTTAGTGCAATAGGAGTAGGAACACCTTCATCCAACGCTCATGCACCTAATGAGAACGTTAAGCTCGAGAACTTTTACAAAGCAATAGAGCACTCATTATACTTTTACGAGGACTATGAATCTAATAATTATATGTAA
- a CDS encoding DUF1854 domain-containing protein: MEFEADVNEGRFSKIKIILHDGKLEVNGNVYNLSDIEDVVLEEGLGINRIYIKNKGKKVLIAEFTNKKKEELLTLYYALKNKNVEIQSPKEKKRNVRHFLLSLISPYKYRVILGTILSSILVILSLIPPYLLKILINNVFEEKEVYLFIILVVSLIAVNVLNVIISAIQNFLLNLNGQRIVNSLRLKLYKHVMDMSSSFIDRYNTGRILSRLTTDISNTLWFVTWGIPAMITNVGTIIGVGVAIFLITPSLGIYSLIPFPIIIFGTIMYRRRSKIAYHKLWRRTADISSLLTDTIPNIDSIKSYVKEDFESNRLSKLNSEVISSQMNVIKTNLTWFPLISASISIITIIIWYLGGEEVLAGKIELGSLVAFVTYTTMFYQPVQNLINNVIPFSQQSLTSMDRLMEVFNAESDVRNPAEPKKIEVRGEVELKDVTFSYDQVKPIIKEVNLKVSKGEKVAIVGKSGSGKSTVVKLLLRLYDPQSGEILIDGVPLKELDLKSYREQVGLIRAEPTIFYGTVEYNIRYGKLNAKPEEIIASAMASGAHDFIMEMPFAYDTHLGERGNKISSGQKQMIEIARLFLKNPKMLILDEATASVDSYTERKIMDTLLSQFKDSTIIMIAHRVSTLYYADRIIVMEDGRIVEEGTLYELIRKKGKFYEIFQTQIPYMEEIKPGIEGRGFNYYLEMLKPVDLEVVDENKVKISGTLYAVENFWKPFPITRPSFLLIETSEGRYFTVEDFRKVKGEEILEKVVEARYFIPKIERILKIDTTGDEFVWSVITNKGDTTFKTRGRNSLFRVDGKVFIIDTEDDVFEIEFNSIDKRSAKMIDSIL; the protein is encoded by the coding sequence ATGGAATTTGAGGCAGACGTTAATGAAGGAAGGTTTTCTAAGATTAAGATTATCCTACATGACGGAAAGCTTGAAGTTAACGGTAATGTTTATAATTTATCAGATATTGAGGACGTGGTATTGGAGGAAGGACTGGGAATAAATAGGATTTACATAAAGAATAAGGGAAAGAAAGTACTAATTGCAGAATTTACCAACAAGAAAAAAGAAGAACTCCTAACTTTGTATTATGCACTAAAGAACAAGAATGTGGAAATACAAAGCCCTAAGGAAAAGAAGAGGAACGTAAGGCACTTTCTACTCTCTTTAATATCTCCTTATAAATATAGAGTTATCTTAGGTACGATTCTCTCTTCTATCCTGGTAATACTAAGCTTAATACCTCCGTATTTATTAAAAATTCTAATAAACAACGTATTTGAGGAGAAAGAAGTCTACCTCTTTATCATATTAGTCGTATCCCTAATAGCGGTAAACGTATTAAACGTCATAATTTCAGCAATACAGAACTTTCTTCTGAACCTCAACGGTCAAAGGATAGTTAATTCACTAAGGTTAAAGCTCTATAAACACGTAATGGACATGTCTTCAAGCTTCATAGACAGGTATAATACCGGAAGGATATTATCAAGGCTTACTACCGATATTAGTAATACTTTATGGTTCGTTACTTGGGGAATACCTGCAATGATAACAAACGTGGGTACTATAATAGGTGTAGGAGTAGCAATATTCCTAATAACTCCTTCTCTTGGAATATACTCCTTAATTCCATTTCCCATTATCATCTTCGGAACAATAATGTACAGGAGGAGAAGCAAAATAGCTTATCATAAGCTGTGGAGGAGGACTGCCGATATTTCTTCTTTACTAACTGATACTATTCCAAACATTGATTCCATAAAGTCTTACGTGAAGGAAGACTTTGAGAGTAACAGATTATCTAAATTAAACTCAGAGGTTATAAGTTCACAAATGAACGTAATAAAGACTAACCTAACTTGGTTTCCATTAATTAGTGCCTCAATATCAATAATAACAATAATTATATGGTATTTAGGAGGAGAAGAAGTACTTGCTGGAAAGATAGAGCTAGGAAGCCTTGTGGCATTCGTAACTTACACCACAATGTTTTATCAACCTGTACAGAACCTCATCAATAACGTGATTCCTTTTAGTCAACAGTCATTAACTTCAATGGATAGATTAATGGAAGTCTTTAACGCTGAAAGCGATGTGAGGAACCCTGCAGAGCCTAAGAAGATAGAGGTTAGGGGTGAAGTAGAGCTAAAGGACGTTACTTTCAGTTACGATCAAGTTAAGCCAATAATTAAAGAAGTAAACCTTAAGGTAAGTAAGGGAGAGAAGGTTGCAATAGTAGGTAAATCCGGCTCAGGGAAATCTACCGTAGTGAAGCTCCTCCTGAGGCTTTATGATCCTCAGAGCGGTGAAATACTGATTGACGGCGTACCATTAAAGGAGTTGGACTTAAAGAGCTACAGAGAACAAGTAGGATTAATAAGAGCTGAGCCAACAATTTTCTACGGTACTGTAGAGTATAATATAAGGTACGGCAAACTGAATGCGAAGCCTGAGGAAATAATTGCCTCAGCAATGGCGAGCGGTGCCCACGACTTCATCATGGAAATGCCGTTTGCTTATGATACTCACTTAGGAGAGAGGGGTAATAAGATATCCAGCGGACAGAAGCAGATGATAGAGATTGCAAGACTTTTCTTAAAGAACCCAAAGATGTTAATCCTTGACGAGGCTACTGCGTCTGTTGACAGTTATACTGAAAGGAAGATAATGGATACGTTGCTTTCACAGTTTAAGGACTCAACAATCATTATGATAGCTCACAGAGTTTCAACGCTTTATTACGCTGATAGGATAATAGTAATGGAGGACGGAAGAATAGTTGAGGAGGGAACTTTATACGAGCTGATAAGGAAAAAGGGAAAATTTTACGAAATATTCCAAACCCAGATACCATACATGGAGGAAATTAAGCCCGGAATAGAGGGGAGGGGATTTAACTACTATCTGGAAATGCTAAAGCCCGTTGATCTAGAGGTTGTTGACGAAAACAAGGTAAAGATAAGCGGAACGCTATATGCGGTTGAGAACTTCTGGAAACCTTTCCCAATAACTAGACCTTCTTTCTTACTCATAGAAACATCCGAGGGAAGGTATTTTACAGTAGAAGATTTTAGGAAGGTGAAAGGAGAAGAAATCCTGGAAAAGGTAGTTGAGGCTAGATACTTTATACCTAAAATTGAGAGGATATTAAAGATAGACACTACAGGAGATGAATTCGTTTGGAGTGTCATTACAAACAAGGGAGATACAACGTTTAAAACTAGGGGAAGGAATAGTTTATTCAGAGTTGACGGTAAGGTTTTCATAATAGATACTGAAGATGATGTATTTGAGATAGAATTTAACAGTATAGATAAGAGAAGTGCGAAAATGATAGATTCGATATTGTAG
- a CDS encoding amidohydrolase family protein, which translates to MLAIKGKMFDGEKVTEGVVLIEGGKIVKMGKDIDTSDVKTIEGEFITPGLIDAHVHFFGVSSDNVLEWNITPEGLSTARSVSDMIRLLFAGFTTVRDLGSKSAVYLSKAEKEGTIIGPRVIASGYSIAETGGNDDPKDLPIDMAQRLSYSFYCDSPWECRKAVRLAIRQGAGVIKVYASGAFSQGGKVKVALTVDDLKAIVDEAHKAGLKVASHAYGEEAIANSIEAGIDTIEHGLGLTESLAKEIKRKGICYIPTLAAYEANPKISKLDEEIREKREELIRRHFTDDMKIAVDNELKIATGTDYVGSSERPHGMNYKEIVLLSKYKPFEKALASSTSVAGECLGINAGVLKEGYVADVAIFGKVNSVEDLNPFNVKYVIRKGRLYNAELLREVFWDTIKR; encoded by the coding sequence ATGCTGGCGATAAAAGGTAAAATGTTTGACGGTGAAAAAGTCACTGAAGGAGTAGTATTAATCGAAGGAGGAAAGATAGTCAAGATGGGAAAGGACATAGACACGTCAGACGTTAAGACTATTGAAGGGGAATTCATAACGCCGGGGTTGATTGACGCTCACGTCCACTTCTTCGGAGTAAGTAGTGACAACGTTCTAGAGTGGAACATTACTCCAGAAGGTCTATCGACTGCAAGGAGCGTTAGTGACATGATAAGGCTTTTATTTGCGGGCTTCACTACTGTAAGAGACCTGGGAAGCAAGTCCGCGGTCTATTTAAGTAAAGCAGAGAAGGAAGGCACAATAATCGGCCCTAGAGTTATAGCCTCAGGTTATTCAATAGCTGAAACAGGGGGAAATGACGACCCAAAGGATTTGCCTATAGATATGGCTCAACGCCTTTCTTATTCCTTTTACTGCGATTCTCCTTGGGAATGCAGGAAAGCGGTAAGATTAGCAATAAGGCAAGGTGCAGGAGTAATAAAAGTTTATGCCTCGGGAGCATTTTCTCAAGGAGGTAAAGTAAAGGTAGCATTAACAGTTGACGACTTAAAGGCAATAGTTGATGAAGCCCACAAGGCAGGGCTGAAAGTTGCTTCTCACGCATATGGTGAAGAAGCAATTGCTAATAGTATTGAGGCTGGGATAGATACTATAGAGCACGGTCTGGGTTTAACTGAAAGCCTAGCAAAGGAGATCAAGAGGAAGGGAATTTGTTATATTCCAACTTTAGCTGCTTACGAAGCTAATCCTAAGATATCAAAGCTTGACGAGGAGATAAGGGAGAAGAGGGAAGAGCTAATAAGGAGACATTTTACTGACGATATGAAGATAGCTGTAGATAATGAACTGAAGATTGCTACAGGCACAGATTACGTAGGGTCTTCAGAGAGGCCTCACGGGATGAATTATAAGGAGATAGTTCTACTGAGTAAGTATAAGCCCTTTGAAAAGGCTTTAGCTTCTTCAACTTCAGTTGCAGGAGAATGCCTAGGGATAAATGCTGGAGTCCTTAAGGAAGGTTACGTTGCAGACGTTGCAATCTTCGGTAAGGTTAATTCTGTGGAAGACCTTAATCCGTTTAACGTTAAATATGTAATTAGGAAGGGGAGGCTTTATAATGCGGAGTTACTCAGAGAGGTTTTCTGGGATACTATAAAGAGGTAA
- a CDS encoding ATP-binding protein — translation MIKFIFGRELTEEDEFFDREDYVNILLSYINRRQPVAILAPRRMGKSSLLNYIKIKLGNEYIVAKISLEGITTIEEFADELTSKLVLDALSKSLKMRAKNTISSIVASLNQFLGSIKSLNIKMPNLELYIDRYSLFKENKLKPSEVLDDVLLLPQRIAEDTGKNVVLMIDEFQKIRALKQPFPKILEIARKRLQESKNVEIIVSGSETGLIEEMITETKEPFYNYFKIERLKPFDKETSIRFLNEGLKGRCKEYYEKVYEITEGIPAWLNLAGLVFERECGIEAFLEDPNVEIELKKDLEGLTKNELKVLKGLAKGNKLSEIKVSNIYRVLKTLKNRGLIEKIDDEYRIIDPILSFYLRK, via the coding sequence ATGATCAAGTTTATTTTTGGTAGGGAGCTAACTGAAGAGGACGAATTCTTTGATAGAGAGGATTACGTTAACATTTTACTTAGCTATATAAATAGAAGACAGCCCGTAGCAATATTAGCTCCTAGAAGAATGGGTAAATCTTCACTCTTAAATTATATTAAAATTAAATTAGGCAATGAATATATAGTAGCAAAGATAAGTTTAGAGGGGATAACGACAATAGAAGAATTTGCAGATGAGCTTACAAGCAAGCTAGTTTTGGACGCATTATCTAAGTCGCTCAAAATGAGGGCTAAAAATACTATATCATCCATAGTAGCATCATTAAATCAGTTCTTGGGGTCTATAAAAAGCTTAAACATAAAAATGCCTAATTTGGAGTTGTATATTGATCGTTATTCTCTATTTAAAGAGAATAAATTAAAACCTAGTGAGGTCTTAGACGATGTATTGCTTTTACCTCAAAGAATAGCTGAAGATACTGGAAAGAACGTAGTGCTCATGATAGATGAGTTTCAAAAGATTAGGGCTTTAAAACAGCCTTTTCCAAAAATTCTAGAGATAGCCAGGAAAAGGTTACAGGAAAGTAAAAACGTTGAGATAATAGTTTCAGGTTCGGAAACTGGCTTAATAGAGGAAATGATAACCGAGACTAAGGAACCTTTTTACAACTATTTCAAAATAGAGAGACTTAAGCCCTTCGATAAAGAAACGTCAATAAGGTTCTTAAATGAGGGGCTTAAAGGGAGGTGTAAAGAATATTACGAGAAAGTATATGAAATAACTGAAGGCATTCCTGCATGGTTAAACTTAGCTGGGTTAGTATTTGAGAGGGAATGCGGTATTGAGGCTTTTCTCGAAGACCCTAATGTGGAGATAGAATTGAAAAAAGACCTGGAAGGGCTTACAAAGAACGAACTTAAGGTGTTGAAAGGTTTAGCAAAAGGTAATAAATTAAGCGAAATCAAAGTATCAAATATATATAGAGTATTAAAAACGCTCAAAAATAGAGGACTTATAGAGAAAATAGATGATGAATACCGGATAATAGATCCCATTTTATCATTTTATTTAAGAAAATGA
- a CDS encoding PIN domain-containing protein has protein sequence MKYYIDTSLVLALVNEKDPNHNMAIKIYPKDGERIVSKLVLVELYSVYSRRVKISNEELEALVNYTLSKCKCELEEIDFDKVIDLAVKISNKVKLKTLDLLHLSASILLESEILSLDKEIIEAKNKIR, from the coding sequence ATGAAATATTATATAGACACGAGTCTAGTACTTGCTTTAGTCAACGAGAAAGATCCAAATCACAATATGGCTATAAAAATTTATCCTAAAGATGGAGAAAGAATAGTTAGTAAATTAGTATTAGTAGAATTATATTCAGTTTATTCCAGAAGGGTGAAGATCTCTAATGAAGAGTTAGAGGCTTTAGTTAATTATACGCTTAGCAAATGTAAATGTGAGCTTGAAGAAATAGATTTTGATAAAGTTATAGACCTTGCAGTAAAGATATCTAATAAGGTAAAGCTTAAGACGTTGGATCTCCTACACTTATCTGCGAGCATATTACTGGAAAGTGAGATATTAAGCCTTGATAAGGAGATAATTGAAGCAAAAAATAAAATAAGATAA
- a CDS encoding VapB-type antitoxin, with amino-acid sequence MKIVTIKVKDEYYDIAEQMVEVGLAKSKNEAFNFLISYGIVKAKEEIEKKKRVKELTEKWLKEGLPFELPTSNDVISDRE; translated from the coding sequence ATGAAGATAGTAACAATTAAGGTAAAAGATGAGTATTATGATATTGCAGAGCAGATGGTAGAAGTTGGTTTGGCTAAATCTAAGAATGAGGCATTTAATTTTCTCATTTCATACGGTATTGTAAAGGCTAAGGAAGAGATAGAGAAGAAAAAGAGGGTTAAAGAATTAACAGAAAAGTGGTTAAAGGAAGGTTTGCCTTTCGAATTACCCACATCTAATGACGTTATAAGTGACAGGGAATGA